In Chitinispirillales bacterium ANBcel5, a single genomic region encodes these proteins:
- a CDS encoding nitronate monooxygenase family protein encodes MIYDKLAQRGRDFLGVKYPIIAGAMTWISDFNLAKAVSENGAFAVLAAGNMPPELFEQEVDRCVAGLKKPFAVNLITIAPNYRAHYEILQSKNVPFVVFAGSFPRKADIQGMKAAGKRTMSFASEESIARQQIQFGVDALVLEGSEAGGHIGHVSLMILLQQVLFEFKEVPIFVGGGIATGRMMAHMLTMGAAGCQFGTRFVMTEECTAHDKFKEVFKRAKARYAISTPQYDSKLPVVAVRSIKNAGTDDFGKLQLQLLKRLEKGEITRETAQYEVENFWMGALRRAVVDGDVEGGSLMAGQSVGLMKDILPMRKVIENLVSEAEIELQNMKTMLCC; translated from the coding sequence ATGATTTATGATAAACTGGCTCAGCGGGGCAGAGATTTTTTAGGGGTAAAATACCCCATAATTGCAGGGGCGATGACCTGGATAAGTGATTTCAATCTGGCCAAAGCAGTAAGTGAGAATGGTGCGTTTGCGGTGCTTGCGGCGGGTAATATGCCTCCGGAACTCTTTGAACAGGAAGTAGATAGATGTGTTGCAGGGCTAAAGAAACCTTTTGCGGTTAACCTTATTACCATCGCTCCCAACTACAGAGCCCATTATGAAATTTTGCAATCCAAGAATGTTCCGTTTGTGGTTTTTGCCGGTAGTTTTCCGCGGAAAGCAGACATTCAGGGTATGAAAGCCGCAGGTAAGCGCACAATGTCCTTTGCTTCAGAGGAAAGTATAGCCAGACAACAGATTCAGTTTGGAGTAGATGCGCTGGTGCTTGAGGGCAGTGAAGCTGGCGGACATATTGGCCATGTCTCTTTGATGATCCTTCTTCAGCAAGTGCTTTTTGAATTCAAAGAGGTGCCGATTTTTGTGGGCGGCGGGATAGCCACCGGTCGAATGATGGCTCACATGCTCACTATGGGTGCTGCCGGATGCCAGTTTGGAACCCGGTTTGTCATGACAGAGGAGTGTACTGCACACGATAAATTCAAAGAAGTTTTCAAAAGAGCCAAGGCAAGATACGCCATTTCCACCCCACAGTACGATTCAAAACTCCCCGTTGTAGCCGTTCGATCAATAAAAAACGCCGGTACCGATGATTTCGGGAAATTACAGTTGCAATTACTAAAACGGTTGGAAAAAGGTGAAATTACACGGGAAACAGCACAATATGAAGTAGAAAACTTCTGGATGGGTGCACTGAGACGTGCTGTTGTAGATGGTGATGTGGAAGGGGGCTCACTTATGGCAGGGCAAAGCGTGGGGCTTATGAAAGACATTCTGCCCATGAGAAAAGTAATAGAAAATCTTGTTTCTGAAGCAGAAATAGAGCTCCAGAATATGAAAACAATGTTATGTTGCTAA